The genomic window TGACGAACGCACTGCTGGCCGAGATCGCCGGCACCGCCGATCGCGTGGTCCTCATCGAGGATACGCGTGAGCTGCAATGCCGCGCCCCGAATCTGGTCGCGCTACGCACCAAGGATGGCGTCGCGTCGCTGTCCGACCTCGTTCGCTCCTCCCTGCGGCTGCGCCCCGACCGGATTCCGGTTGGGGAGGTGCGGGGCAGCGAAGCCTTGGAGCTCCTCAAAGCCTGGGGCACGGGCCACCCCGGTGGGATCGGAACGATTCACGCCGGCACGGCTCTGGGTGCGCTTCGTCGGCTCGAGCAGCTCATCCAGGAAGCCGTCCTCACCGTTCCCAAGGCGCTGATCGCCGAGACCATCGATCTCGTCGCAGTGCTGCGCGGCCGCGGCAGCGAACGCCGCCTCGCCGAACTCGCCCTCGTCGCCGGCATCGATCCCGCCACCGGCGATTACCGCGTCCAGTCGGCCGAGGCGGGCGGCCAATCCTCGCTTGCCAAGGACCCATCATGATCCAGTTCTCTCCCGTGATCCGTCGCGTGCGAATCCGCTTCACCGGGCTCGCAGCGATTGCCTTCATCTCCGTCGCTTTCGCGCCTGCAGCCTACGCCTCCGGCTCCTCGATGCCGTGGGAAACGCCG from Bradyrhizobium zhanjiangense includes these protein-coding regions:
- the trbB gene encoding P-type conjugative transfer ATPase TrbB, with amino-acid sequence MAGTLLHSEAFSRGARMLRTALGPAIATFLEDPAIVEVMLNPDGRLWIDRLSGGLEDSGRTMSAADGERIVRLVAHHVGAEVHAEKPRVSAELPETGERFEGLLPPVVAAPAFAIRKPAVAVFTLDDYAAAGIMTADQAGVLRDAVAARKNILVAGGTSTGKTTLTNALLAEIAGTADRVVLIEDTRELQCRAPNLVALRTKDGVASLSDLVRSSLRLRPDRIPVGEVRGSEALELLKAWGTGHPGGIGTIHAGTALGALRRLEQLIQEAVLTVPKALIAETIDLVAVLRGRGSERRLAELALVAGIDPATGDYRVQSAEAGGQSSLAKDPS